In Eleutherodactylus coqui strain aEleCoq1 chromosome 11, aEleCoq1.hap1, whole genome shotgun sequence, a single window of DNA contains:
- the IST1 gene encoding IST1 homolog has protein sequence MLGSGFKAERLRVNLRLVINRLKLLEKKKTELAQKARKEIADYLSTGKDERARIRVEHIIREDYLVEAMEILELYCDLLLARFGLIQSMKELDPGLAEAVSTLIWAAPRLQTEVSELKIVADQLCAKYSKEYGKLCRTNQIGTVNDRLMHKLSVEAPPKILVERYLIEIAKNYNVPYEPDSVVMAEVPTGIEADLIDVGFTDDIKKGGGGSGGGGGGGFGVPLPTMPAMQMPTPTIPFSYPAPSGPEMFNGPPMGNYQPFGNHNPPAMGMGPPPIPSMPPTYESIGDGGPQANNLPRDGSNNLPVAKPRTKIPDNFVLPELPSVPDTLPAASAGAGTSNSEDIDFDDLSRRFEELKKKT, from the exons ATGTTGGGCTCCGGGTTCAAGGCCGAGCGACTTCGAGTGAATTTAAGGCTTGTCATAAACCGACTGAAACTcctggagaagaaaaaaa ccgagTTGGCACAAAAGGCCAGGAAGGAGATTGCAGACTATTTATCTACTGGGAAGGATGAAAGAGCGAGGATCCGGGTGGAGCACATTATCCGAGAAGACTACCTGGTGGAAGCTATGGAGATCTTAGAACTGTACTGCGATCTGCTCCTCGCCCGATTTGGATTAATTCAATCCATGAA GGAGCTGGACCCGGGTCTGGCTGAAGCGGTCTCCACACTCATTTGGGCAGCTCCACGCTTACAGACTGAAGTATCGGAACTGAAAATA GTCGCTGATCAACTCTGCGCCAAGTATAGTAAAGAATACGGCAAGCTGTGTAGGACAAACCAGATTGGAACCGTCAATGACCGG CTAATGCACAAACTGAGTGTAGAGGCTCCTCCAAAAATCTTGGTTGAGAGGTACCTCATTGAGATCGCTAAGAACTACAATGTGCCCTATGAACCCGATTCTGTGGTTATG GCCGAGGTTCCCACAGGTATTGAGGCAGATCTTATAGATGTGGGATTTACAGATGATATAAAGAAAGGAGGCGGtggaagtggaggaggaggaggtggaggatttGGAGTACCCCTGCCAACCATGCCAGCTATGCAGATGCCCACTCCTACAATTCCATTCAGTTACCCTGCACCTAGTGGACCG GAGATGTTCAATGGGCCGCCTATGGGAAATTATCAACCTTTTGGTAACCATAATCCTCCAGCAATGGGCATGGGCCCCCCACCGATCCCATCTATGCCTCCTACATATGAGTCT ATTGGTGATGGAGGGCCACAAGCAAACAACCTTCCCCGAGATG GTTCCAATAATCTACCTGTTGCTAAACCAAGAACAAAAATCCCAGACAACTTTGTCCTTCCAGAACTCCCCTCTGTTCCTGACACCCTCCCTGCTGCTTCCGCGGGAGCTGGGACTTCCAATTCAGAAGACATTGATTTCGATGACCTCTCACGCAGATTTGAGGAACTGAAGAAGAAAACTTAA